One genomic window of Pseudomonas chlororaphis subsp. piscium includes the following:
- a CDS encoding PIG-L deacetylase family protein, translating into MRPIPLSDNWPEQVWNGARQLLDVPPINLASLVPPGFRAVVIAPHPGDEVLTCGGLLQVLAHHGHPLQLISVTDGSASHPGSDLWSERRLSVFRPQESVEALRRLGLPLHSLKWIRGGFADSVLQEREHQLSQFIGRYLRPDDVVFSTWREDGNDDHDAVGRASAKAAARAGVAFHEVPVWAWHWPARDEHLLPWHRARKLRLDTWTVARKRHAAHAYASQLQGDPGIGLAPTLTPVVLERLRQSYEIIFM; encoded by the coding sequence ATGAGACCCATACCCCTGAGCGACAACTGGCCAGAGCAGGTCTGGAACGGCGCCCGCCAACTGCTCGACGTCCCCCCCATCAACCTTGCCAGCCTGGTGCCGCCCGGATTTCGCGCGGTGGTCATTGCCCCGCACCCCGGCGACGAAGTGCTGACCTGCGGCGGCCTGCTGCAGGTACTGGCCCACCACGGCCATCCGCTGCAACTGATTTCCGTCACCGACGGCAGCGCCAGCCACCCCGGCTCCGACCTGTGGTCGGAGCGGCGCCTGAGCGTGTTCCGCCCCCAGGAAAGTGTCGAGGCCCTGCGCCGCCTGGGTTTGCCCCTGCACAGCCTGAAGTGGATTCGCGGCGGTTTTGCCGACAGTGTGCTGCAGGAGCGCGAGCATCAACTGAGCCAGTTCATCGGCCGTTACCTGCGCCCCGATGACGTGGTGTTCAGCACCTGGCGCGAAGACGGCAACGACGACCACGATGCCGTCGGCCGGGCCAGCGCCAAGGCCGCGGCCCGGGCCGGCGTGGCGTTCCACGAAGTTCCGGTGTGGGCCTGGCACTGGCCGGCGCGCGACGAACACCTGCTGCCCTGGCACCGCGCCCGCAAGCTGCGCCTCGACACCTGGACCGTGGCCCGCAAGCGCCACGCGGCGCATGCCTATGCCAGCCAGTTGCAGGGCGATCCGGGCATCGGCCTGGCCCCGACCCTGACGCCGGTGGTGCTGGAGCGACTGCGCCAGTCCTACGAAATCATTTTCATGTAG
- a CDS encoding malto-oligosyltrehalose synthase translates to MNRAATPSVRATLRLQFHRGFTLDEAVPLVPYFARLGISHLYASPLLCARAGSLHGYDVVDPTRVNPELGGEAALERLVRSLRQHDMGLLLDIVSNHMAVGGADNPWWQDLLRWGRLSPYGEFFDIQWHSPDPLLEGQLLLPFLGNDYGVALQEGALRLCFDAARGEFHVEHYQHHFPICPSDYGELLRVQGELDAEPAECLKSLADAFSTLRYQPDAHTQAEPLQQQLRDAARDPRIRAAIEQQLALYDARQSQGFARLHTLLEQQSYRLASWRTAADDINWRRFFDVNELGGLRVERPAVFEATHGKIFQLIAAGLVDGLRIDHIDGLADPRGYCRKLRRRVDALRPGQYLPIYVEKILGAGESLRRDWGVDGSTGYEFMNQLSLLQHDPQGASPLSELWSRHSERPAAFLEEARLARQQLLNGSLASDFESVAQALLQVARNDVMSRDLTLGAIRRALQELIVHFPVYRTYIGACGRSAADEVFFQQALQGARDTLGEADWPVLAYLQQWLGGRGWRQLPPGRQRKVLKHACVRFQQLTSPTAAKAVEDTALYRSAVLLSRNDVGFSTEQFCAPVEDFHAACRERLATFPDNLLASATHDHKRGEDARARLAVLSELSPWYVEQVEHWRSLAQALRSDPQAPGAGDELILYQALLGSWPLELHSDDSQGLRDYARRLWQWQEKALREAKLHSSWAAANESYESAVHDFIERLLLSPAGQPLRSAIGTAVQVIAPVGALNGLAQSLLRMTVPGVPDLYQGNEFWDFSLVDPDNRRPVDFAARQQALDPCGETMELLAHWRDGRIKQALIAATLTRRGEYPQLFRRGTYQALPVQGRHADKVLAFMREHQGQRAVVIVPRLVAGLLESGAPPRVDAPDWGDTRVPLPFAAPGQNLKGLFSTGAVTPHKDLMISSALRDFPVNLFIQT, encoded by the coding sequence ATGAACCGGGCGGCGACCCCGTCTGTGCGGGCCACCTTGCGCCTGCAGTTTCATCGTGGCTTCACCCTCGATGAGGCGGTGCCGCTGGTACCCTACTTTGCCCGCCTGGGCATCAGCCACCTGTACGCCTCGCCGCTGCTGTGCGCCCGCGCCGGCTCGCTGCACGGCTACGACGTGGTCGACCCGACCCGGGTCAACCCCGAGCTGGGTGGCGAGGCCGCCCTGGAGCGCCTGGTCCGCAGCCTGCGCCAGCACGACATGGGCCTGCTGCTGGATATCGTCTCCAACCACATGGCGGTCGGCGGCGCGGACAACCCCTGGTGGCAGGACCTGCTGCGCTGGGGCCGCCTGAGCCCCTACGGCGAGTTCTTCGATATCCAGTGGCACTCCCCCGACCCCTTGCTGGAGGGCCAGTTGCTGCTGCCCTTCCTCGGCAACGACTACGGCGTGGCCCTGCAGGAAGGCGCGCTGAGGCTGTGCTTCGATGCCGCACGGGGCGAGTTTCATGTCGAGCATTACCAGCATCACTTCCCGATCTGCCCCAGCGACTATGGCGAGCTGCTCCGGGTCCAGGGCGAGCTCGACGCCGAGCCGGCCGAATGCCTCAAGTCACTGGCCGATGCCTTCAGCACCCTGCGCTACCAGCCCGACGCCCACACCCAGGCCGAGCCCCTGCAACAGCAGCTGCGGGACGCCGCCCGTGACCCGCGGATCCGCGCGGCCATCGAGCAGCAGCTGGCGCTCTACGACGCGCGCCAGTCGCAGGGCTTCGCCCGCCTGCACACACTGCTGGAGCAGCAGAGCTATCGCCTGGCCAGTTGGCGCACCGCGGCGGACGACATCAACTGGCGGCGCTTCTTCGACGTCAACGAGCTGGGCGGGCTGCGGGTCGAGCGCCCGGCGGTGTTCGAGGCCACCCACGGGAAAATCTTCCAGTTGATCGCCGCCGGCCTGGTGGACGGGCTGCGCATCGACCATATCGACGGCCTGGCCGATCCCCGTGGCTACTGCCGTAAACTGCGGCGCCGGGTCGATGCCCTGCGCCCCGGCCAGTACCTGCCGATCTACGTGGAAAAGATCCTCGGCGCCGGCGAAAGCCTGCGCCGCGACTGGGGCGTGGACGGCAGCACCGGCTACGAATTCATGAACCAGCTGTCGCTGCTGCAGCACGACCCGCAAGGCGCTTCACCGCTGTCCGAACTCTGGAGCCGGCACAGCGAACGCCCGGCGGCCTTTCTCGAAGAAGCCCGGCTGGCGCGCCAGCAGTTGCTCAATGGCTCGCTGGCCAGCGACTTCGAAAGCGTGGCCCAGGCCTTGCTGCAAGTGGCGCGCAACGATGTGATGAGCCGCGACCTGACCCTGGGAGCGATTCGCCGCGCCTTGCAGGAACTGATCGTGCACTTCCCGGTGTACCGCACCTACATTGGCGCCTGCGGGCGCTCGGCGGCGGACGAGGTGTTCTTCCAGCAGGCCCTGCAAGGCGCTCGCGACACCCTGGGCGAAGCCGACTGGCCGGTGCTGGCCTACCTGCAACAGTGGCTCGGCGGCCGCGGCTGGCGCCAGCTGCCACCGGGGCGGCAGCGCAAGGTGCTCAAGCATGCCTGCGTGCGCTTCCAGCAACTGACCTCGCCGACCGCGGCCAAGGCGGTGGAAGACACCGCGCTCTATCGCTCGGCAGTGTTGCTGTCGCGCAACGACGTGGGTTTTTCCACCGAGCAGTTCTGCGCCCCGGTGGAAGATTTCCACGCGGCCTGCCGTGAGCGCCTGGCGACCTTCCCCGACAACCTGCTGGCCAGCGCCACCCACGACCACAAGCGCGGCGAAGATGCCCGCGCGCGCCTGGCGGTGCTCAGCGAACTCAGCCCCTGGTACGTCGAACAGGTGGAACACTGGCGCAGCCTGGCCCAGGCCCTGCGCAGCGATCCCCAGGCACCCGGCGCCGGCGACGAGTTGATCCTCTATCAGGCCCTGCTCGGCAGCTGGCCGCTGGAGCTGCACAGCGACGACAGCCAGGGCCTGCGCGACTATGCCCGGCGCCTGTGGCAATGGCAGGAAAAAGCCCTGCGCGAAGCCAAGCTGCACAGCAGCTGGGCAGCGGCTAACGAGTCCTATGAAAGTGCCGTCCATGACTTCATCGAGCGACTGTTGCTCAGCCCCGCGGGCCAGCCGTTGCGCAGCGCCATAGGCACGGCCGTCCAGGTCATCGCGCCCGTTGGCGCCCTCAACGGCCTGGCTCAATCCTTGCTGCGCATGACCGTGCCGGGGGTGCCGGACCTGTATCAGGGCAACGAGTTCTGGGACTTCAGCCTGGTGGATCCGGACAACCGCCGCCCGGTGGACTTCGCGGCCCGACAGCAGGCGCTGGACCCCTGCGGCGAAACCATGGAACTGCTGGCCCACTGGCGCGACGGGCGCATCAAGCAGGCCCTGATCGCCGCCACGCTGACACGCCGTGGCGAGTACCCGCAGCTGTTTCGCCGGGGCACTTACCAGGCACTGCCGGTACAGGGCCGACACGCCGACAAGGTGCTGGCCTTCATGCGCGAACACCAGGGCCAGCGCGCCGTGGTGATAGTGCCCAGGCTGGTCGCCGGGCTGCTGGAAAGCGGCGCGCCCCCCCGGGTCGACGCGCCGGATTGGGGCGATACGCGGGTGCCTTTACCGTTCGCCGCACCAGGACAAAACCTGAAGGGACTTTTTTCCACGGGGGCAGTCACACCCCACAAGGATCTGATGATCAGCAGCGCATTGCGGGATTTCCCGGTCAACCTCTTCATCCAAACTTGA
- a CDS encoding alpha/beta hydrolase codes for MSDKPVIVLVHGFWGGAAHWNKVIVELLQRGYTRIRAVELPLTSLAEDVERTRKLVAQQEGPVLLVGHSYGGAVITEAGLAPNVAGLVYIAAFAPDSGESPGSITQQHPPVAAANLQPDSDGYLWVKPELFHESFCQDLPEQDGLVMGLIQKAPLASTFGDTIGTPAWKHKPSWYQISTEDRMIAPQNQQRMAARLGARKIISLAASHASLASQASEVAGLIDEAASALAKG; via the coding sequence ATGAGTGACAAACCCGTAATTGTGCTGGTCCATGGTTTCTGGGGCGGAGCCGCCCACTGGAACAAGGTCATAGTCGAGCTGTTGCAACGGGGCTACACGCGGATTCGCGCGGTGGAGCTGCCACTGACCTCGCTGGCCGAGGACGTCGAGCGTACCCGCAAACTGGTGGCCCAGCAGGAGGGTCCGGTGCTGTTGGTCGGCCATTCCTATGGCGGCGCGGTGATCACCGAAGCCGGCCTGGCGCCGAATGTCGCGGGCCTGGTGTACATCGCCGCCTTCGCTCCCGATTCCGGCGAAAGCCCGGGCAGCATCACCCAGCAGCATCCGCCGGTGGCCGCGGCGAACCTGCAGCCCGACAGCGACGGTTACCTCTGGGTCAAGCCGGAGCTGTTCCATGAAAGCTTCTGCCAGGACCTGCCGGAACAGGACGGGCTGGTCATGGGCCTGATCCAGAAGGCGCCGCTGGCCAGCACCTTCGGCGACACCATTGGCACCCCTGCCTGGAAGCACAAGCCGTCCTGGTATCAGATTTCCACCGAGGACCGGATGATCGCCCCGCAAAACCAGCAGCGCATGGCCGCGCGCCTGGGGGCGAGAAAAATCATCAGCCTGGCGGCCAGCCATGCCTCCCTCGCCTCCCAGGCCAGCGAAGTCGCCGGGCTGATCGACGAAGCGGCCAGCGCGCTGGCCAAGGGCTGA
- the glgX gene encoding glycogen debranching protein GlgX has translation MTTSKAAATPNTSPATEPSRIREGLPFPLGATWDGLGVNFALFSANATKVELCLFDASGEVELERIELPEYTDEIFHGYLPDAHPGLIYGYRVHGPYDPAKGHRFNPNKLLIDPYAKQLVGELKWSEALFGYTIGHPDADLSFDERDSAPFVPKSKVIDPAHTWGHDHRVSVPWDKTIIYETHVRGFTMRHPSVPEAVRGTFAGLMVDDVLEHIRKLGVSSVELLPIHAFVNDQHLLHKGMTNYWGYNSIAFFAPDPRYLASGKIAEFKEMVAHLHEAGLELILDVVYNHTAEGNEQGPTLSMRGIDNASYYRLMPDDKRFYINDSGTGNTLDLSHPCVLQMVTDSLRYWATEMHVDGFRFDLATILGRYHHGFDERHSFLVACRQDPVLRQVKLIAEPWDIGPGGYQVGGFPPGWVEWNDKFRDTVRAFWKGDDGQLADFAARMTASGEMFNQRGRRPYTSVNFVTAHDGFTLHDLVSYNDKHNEANDEGNQDGSNHNLSWNHGVEGPTDDPQINALRLRQMRNFFATLLLAQGTPMLVAGDEFARTQHGNNNAYCQDSEIGWVNWDLDDDGKSLLKFVKRLVKLRMAYPILRRGRFLVGNYNEDIGVKDVTWLAPDASEMTIEQWQDGHGRCLGMLLDGRAQETGIRRPGADATLLLVVNAHHDIVNFCLPEVPDGGFWTCMIDTNQPSVKGQERFEFGHPYSVTGRSLLLFELQHESDD, from the coding sequence ATGACCACGTCCAAAGCAGCCGCCACGCCGAACACCTCGCCAGCGACCGAGCCCTCGCGCATCCGCGAAGGCCTGCCCTTCCCGCTCGGCGCGACCTGGGACGGCCTGGGGGTCAACTTCGCCCTGTTCTCGGCCAATGCCACCAAGGTCGAACTGTGCCTGTTCGACGCCTCGGGCGAAGTCGAGCTGGAACGTATCGAACTGCCGGAATACACCGACGAAATCTTCCACGGCTACCTGCCCGACGCCCATCCCGGGCTGATCTACGGCTACCGGGTGCACGGCCCCTACGACCCGGCCAAGGGTCATCGCTTCAACCCCAACAAGCTGTTGATCGACCCGTATGCCAAGCAACTGGTGGGCGAACTGAAATGGTCCGAGGCACTGTTCGGCTACACCATCGGGCACCCCGACGCCGACCTCAGTTTCGACGAACGCGACAGCGCGCCCTTCGTGCCGAAAAGCAAAGTGATCGACCCGGCCCACACCTGGGGCCACGATCACCGGGTCAGTGTGCCCTGGGACAAGACGATCATTTATGAGACTCACGTGCGCGGCTTCACCATGCGTCATCCCTCGGTGCCGGAGGCGGTGCGCGGCACCTTCGCCGGGTTGATGGTCGACGATGTGCTGGAGCACATCCGCAAGCTCGGGGTGTCCTCGGTGGAGCTGTTGCCGATCCACGCCTTCGTCAACGACCAGCACCTGCTGCACAAAGGCATGACCAACTACTGGGGCTACAACAGCATCGCCTTCTTCGCCCCCGACCCGCGCTACCTGGCCAGCGGCAAGATCGCCGAGTTCAAGGAAATGGTCGCGCACCTGCACGAAGCCGGGCTCGAACTGATACTCGACGTGGTCTACAACCACACCGCCGAGGGCAACGAGCAAGGCCCGACCCTGTCCATGCGCGGCATCGACAACGCCTCCTACTACCGCCTGATGCCCGACGACAAACGCTTCTATATCAATGACTCCGGGACCGGCAACACCCTCGACCTGAGCCACCCCTGCGTGCTGCAGATGGTCACCGATTCGCTGCGCTACTGGGCCACGGAAATGCACGTGGACGGTTTCCGCTTCGACCTGGCGACCATTCTCGGGCGCTACCACCATGGCTTCGACGAGCGCCACAGCTTCCTCGTGGCCTGCCGCCAGGACCCGGTGCTGCGCCAGGTGAAGCTGATCGCCGAGCCGTGGGACATCGGCCCCGGCGGTTATCAGGTGGGCGGGTTCCCGCCGGGCTGGGTGGAATGGAACGACAAGTTCCGCGACACCGTGCGCGCCTTCTGGAAAGGCGACGACGGCCAGCTCGCCGACTTCGCCGCGCGCATGACCGCCTCCGGCGAGATGTTCAACCAGCGCGGGCGGCGGCCTTATACCTCTGTCAATTTCGTGACCGCCCACGACGGCTTCACCCTGCATGACCTGGTGTCCTACAACGACAAGCACAACGAAGCCAACGACGAGGGCAACCAGGACGGCAGCAACCACAACCTGTCGTGGAACCACGGCGTCGAAGGCCCCACCGACGACCCACAGATCAATGCGCTGCGCCTGCGCCAGATGCGCAACTTCTTCGCCACCCTGCTGCTGGCCCAGGGCACGCCGATGTTGGTCGCCGGCGACGAGTTCGCCCGCACCCAGCACGGCAACAACAACGCCTATTGCCAGGACAGCGAAATCGGCTGGGTCAACTGGGACCTGGACGACGATGGCAAGTCGCTGCTCAAGTTCGTCAAGCGCCTGGTCAAGCTGCGCATGGCCTACCCGATCCTGCGCCGCGGACGCTTCCTGGTGGGCAACTACAACGAGGACATCGGGGTCAAGGACGTCACCTGGCTCGCCCCGGACGCCAGCGAAATGACCATCGAACAATGGCAGGACGGCCACGGCCGCTGCCTGGGCATGCTGCTCGACGGCCGCGCCCAGGAAACCGGAATACGCCGCCCCGGCGCCGACGCGACCCTGCTGCTGGTGGTCAACGCCCATCACGACATCGTCAACTTCTGCCTGCCGGAAGTGCCCGACGGCGGCTTCTGGACCTGCATGATCGACACCAACCAGCCCTCGGTGAAAGGCCAGGAACGCTTCGAGTTCGGCCACCCGTACTCGGTGACCGGCCGCTCGCTGCTGCTGTTCGAACTGCAGCATGAGAGCGACGATTGA
- a CDS encoding DUF2934 domain-containing protein: MSTDDKRIREFAYQIWESEGRPDGQEHRHWEMARKLAEAEALAPSKPPKATRAASAKPGKPAAKPKAVAKSTAAAPLAPGEKVSPGEKGLPPGGKSSAVKKPRAPRKPAAS; this comes from the coding sequence ATGAGTACCGACGACAAACGCATTCGTGAGTTCGCCTATCAAATCTGGGAATCGGAAGGCCGGCCCGACGGCCAGGAACACCGGCATTGGGAAATGGCCCGCAAGCTCGCCGAAGCCGAGGCCCTGGCCCCGAGCAAGCCACCCAAGGCGACCCGTGCCGCCAGCGCCAAGCCCGGCAAACCCGCGGCAAAGCCCAAGGCCGTCGCCAAATCCACGGCTGCGGCACCCTTGGCCCCAGGAGAAAAGGTGTCTCCTGGAGAAAAAGGCTTGCCGCCCGGGGGCAAAAGCAGCGCGGTGAAAAAGCCGCGGGCACCGCGCAAGCCAGCGGCCAGCTGA
- a CDS encoding endonuclease/exonuclease/phosphatase family protein yields MNTDSTGHPVTSAAPDETPAVHRLRILTVNTHKGFTALNRRFILPELRDAVRSTQADLVFLQEVLGEHDRHANRYSNWPQQSQYEFLADSMWGDFAYGRNAVYPDGHHGNALLSKYPIRQYRNLDVSITGPERRGLLHCVLDVPGHAEVHAICVHLSLLESHRQLQLALLCQLLESLPADAPVIIAGDFNDWQLHGNATLARRDDLHEAFERHHGSPAKTYPARWPLLRLDRIYLRNASSHAPKILGHKPWTHLSDHLPLAVEVHL; encoded by the coding sequence GTGAACACCGATTCAACCGGGCACCCGGTCACGTCGGCAGCGCCAGACGAAACCCCGGCGGTCCATCGCCTGCGCATCCTGACCGTCAACACCCACAAGGGCTTCACCGCCCTGAACCGCCGTTTCATTCTCCCGGAGCTGCGTGACGCGGTACGCAGCACCCAGGCCGACCTGGTGTTTCTCCAGGAAGTGCTGGGCGAGCACGACCGCCACGCCAACCGCTACAGCAACTGGCCACAGCAGTCGCAATACGAGTTTCTCGCCGACAGCATGTGGGGCGACTTCGCCTACGGGCGCAACGCGGTCTATCCCGACGGCCATCACGGCAACGCCCTGCTGTCGAAATACCCGATCCGCCAGTACCGCAACCTCGATGTCTCGATCACCGGCCCGGAACGCCGCGGGCTGTTGCATTGCGTGCTGGATGTACCGGGGCATGCCGAAGTGCACGCGATCTGCGTGCACCTGAGCCTGCTGGAAAGCCATCGCCAGCTGCAGCTGGCGTTGTTGTGCCAGTTGCTGGAGTCGCTGCCGGCCGACGCGCCGGTGATCATCGCCGGCGACTTCAACGACTGGCAACTGCATGGCAACGCCACCCTCGCCCGCCGCGACGATCTGCACGAAGCCTTCGAGCGCCACCACGGCAGCCCGGCCAAGACCTACCCGGCACGCTGGCCGCTGCTGCGCCTGGACCGCATCTACCTGCGCAATGCCAGCAGCCACGCGCCGAAGATCCTCGGGCACAAACCCTGGACGCACCTGTCGGATCACCTGCCGCTGGCGGTAGAAGTGCACCTCTGA
- the glgB gene encoding 1,4-alpha-glucan branching protein GlgB — translation MSFSNKEQGEVKQAMPSARDVEALVRAEHQDPFAVLGPHGDDAGGQFIRAFVPGALSVQVLARDGARVLGSLEGTEVPGLFVGHFAQAQPYLLRTQWAGGEHIGEDPYSFGPLLGEMDLYLFAEGNHRDLSSCLGAQLKTLDGVDGVRFAVWAPNARRVSVVGDFNVWDGRRHPMRLRHPSGVWELFVPRLGPGEAYKYEILGAHGILPLKSDPVALATQLPPDTASKVATPLSIDWQDREWMQARGERQRADAPLSIYELHAGSWQCEVDDLGEVARQYDWHELAERLIPYVQNLGFTHIELMPIMEHPFGGSWGYQPLSQFAPSARYGSADDFAAFVNACHLAGIGVILDWVPAHFPTDAHGLAQFDGTALYEYGNPLEGFHQDWDTLIYNLGRTEVHGFMLASALHWLKHFHVDGLRVDAVASMLYRDYSRNAGEWVPNRHGGRENLEAIDFLRHLNDVVSLEAPGALVIAEESTAWPGVSQSTQQGGLGFAYKWNMGWMHDSLHYIQQDPVYRAHHHNELSFGLVYAWSERFILPISHDEVVHGKHSLIDKMPGDRWQKFANLRAYLSFMWTHPGKKLLFMGCEFGQWREWNHDQQLDWYLLQYPEHRGVQKLVGDLNRLYREHPALHDQDDAPQGFQWLIGDDAINSVYAWLRWSKEGKPLLVVANFTPVPRQAYRIGVPFAGRWGELLNSDSDTYAGSNYGNGGGVVTEDEPSHGQALSLALNLPPLAVLILQPEG, via the coding sequence ATGAGTTTCTCGAACAAGGAACAGGGTGAGGTTAAACAGGCAATGCCCAGCGCCCGGGATGTCGAGGCGCTGGTGCGCGCCGAGCATCAGGATCCTTTTGCCGTGCTCGGCCCCCATGGCGACGATGCCGGCGGCCAATTCATTCGCGCCTTTGTGCCGGGTGCCCTGAGTGTGCAGGTGCTGGCCCGCGATGGCGCCAGGGTGCTGGGCAGCCTGGAGGGCACCGAGGTGCCGGGGCTGTTCGTCGGGCACTTTGCCCAGGCCCAGCCCTATCTGCTGCGCACGCAATGGGCCGGTGGCGAGCATATCGGCGAAGACCCTTACAGCTTCGGCCCGTTGCTGGGGGAGATGGACCTGTACCTGTTCGCCGAGGGCAACCACCGCGACCTCAGTAGCTGCCTCGGCGCACAGCTGAAAACCCTGGATGGCGTTGATGGCGTGCGTTTCGCGGTCTGGGCGCCGAATGCCCGGCGAGTCTCGGTGGTCGGCGACTTCAACGTCTGGGACGGGCGCCGGCACCCGATGCGCCTGCGTCATCCGTCCGGGGTCTGGGAGCTGTTCGTGCCGCGCCTGGGCCCGGGCGAAGCCTACAAGTATGAAATCCTCGGCGCCCACGGCATCCTGCCGCTGAAGTCCGACCCGGTGGCGCTGGCCACCCAGCTGCCGCCGGACACCGCCTCGAAAGTCGCCACGCCACTGAGTATCGACTGGCAGGACCGCGAGTGGATGCAGGCCCGTGGCGAACGCCAGCGCGCCGACGCGCCCTTGTCGATCTACGAGTTGCATGCCGGCTCCTGGCAATGCGAGGTGGACGATCTGGGCGAGGTGGCGCGCCAGTACGACTGGCACGAACTGGCCGAGCGCCTGATCCCCTATGTGCAGAACCTGGGGTTCACCCATATCGAGCTGATGCCGATCATGGAGCATCCCTTCGGCGGCTCCTGGGGTTATCAGCCGTTGTCGCAGTTCGCCCCCAGTGCCCGTTATGGCAGCGCCGATGACTTCGCGGCGTTCGTCAACGCCTGCCACCTGGCGGGCATCGGCGTGATCCTCGACTGGGTGCCGGCGCACTTTCCCACCGACGCCCACGGCCTGGCGCAGTTCGACGGCACCGCGCTGTACGAATACGGCAACCCTCTGGAAGGTTTCCACCAGGACTGGGACACCCTGATCTACAACCTGGGGCGCACCGAGGTCCACGGCTTCATGCTGGCGTCGGCGCTGCACTGGCTCAAGCATTTCCATGTCGACGGCCTGCGGGTGGATGCCGTGGCCTCGATGCTCTATCGCGACTATTCGCGCAACGCCGGGGAGTGGGTGCCCAATCGCCACGGCGGCCGCGAGAACCTCGAAGCCATCGATTTCCTCCGCCACCTGAATGACGTGGTGTCCCTCGAGGCGCCGGGCGCCCTGGTGATCGCCGAGGAGTCCACGGCCTGGCCCGGGGTCAGCCAGAGCACCCAGCAGGGCGGCCTGGGCTTCGCCTATAAATGGAACATGGGCTGGATGCACGACTCGCTGCACTATATCCAGCAGGACCCGGTGTACCGCGCCCATCACCACAACGAGCTGAGTTTCGGCCTGGTGTATGCCTGGTCCGAGCGCTTCATCCTGCCGATCTCCCATGACGAGGTGGTGCACGGCAAACATTCGCTGATCGACAAGATGCCCGGCGATCGCTGGCAGAAGTTCGCCAACCTGCGGGCCTACCTGAGCTTCATGTGGACCCACCCGGGCAAGAAGCTGCTGTTCATGGGCTGCGAGTTCGGCCAGTGGCGCGAATGGAATCACGACCAGCAACTGGACTGGTACCTGCTGCAATACCCCGAGCACCGCGGCGTGCAGAAACTGGTGGGCGATCTCAACCGTCTGTACCGCGAGCATCCGGCGCTGCACGACCAGGACGACGCGCCCCAGGGCTTCCAGTGGTTGATCGGCGACGACGCGATCAACAGCGTCTACGCCTGGTTGCGCTGGAGCAAGGAGGGCAAGCCGCTGCTGGTGGTGGCCAACTTCACCCCGGTGCCGCGCCAGGCCTACCGGATCGGCGTGCCCTTCGCCGGGCGCTGGGGCGAGTTGCTCAACAGCGACTCCGACACCTATGCCGGTTCCAACTATGGCAACGGCGGCGGGGTCGTCACCGAGGATGAACCGAGCCACGGCCAGGCGTTGTCGCTGGCGTTGAACCTGCCGCCGCTGGCGGTGCTGATCCTGCAGCCCGAGGGTTGA
- a CDS encoding autotransporter domain-containing protein — protein sequence MKISLTPQEIKIILCTVSASVLLCSSMEVKASPAEDEAQLWYRQDLLLNRLLTPAPSATPMPLDHPTGNSLGIVQGSPQVWDPLYGPAARQTEVGYLGSRFASSINGTPNGPVLYTLESSSGHTQRIGLLGGQSQFQANGQGVPGGFSDPRNDRFNVQGQSLGAFWSLTGSQGWHVDLSASGGRVSGFSRTEQGQRQAAEGSAVTLSVQGGVPIGISDHWVVEPQAQLINQRVSLDNPNADNSSSSAGNLNSWSGRVGAHLQGRYDVAGHSVEPYVRTSLWHTVYSGDMLSLDKVDKISSSHKSSTVEVGLGLVARLTPAVSLYVSADYSSDVDDNDLNGLIGSLGVRMRW from the coding sequence ATGAAAATTTCACTCACCCCACAAGAGATCAAGATCATTCTGTGCACAGTTTCCGCTTCAGTGTTGCTGTGCTCTTCCATGGAGGTAAAAGCATCCCCTGCCGAGGATGAGGCGCAGCTCTGGTATCGCCAGGACCTGCTCCTGAACCGTCTGTTGACACCCGCGCCATCCGCGACACCCATGCCCCTCGACCACCCCACAGGCAACAGCCTGGGCATCGTGCAAGGCAGCCCGCAGGTCTGGGACCCGCTGTACGGGCCCGCGGCGCGGCAGACCGAAGTCGGCTACCTCGGCTCGCGTTTTGCCAGCAGCATCAATGGCACACCCAACGGCCCGGTGCTCTACACCCTGGAAAGCAGCAGCGGGCATACCCAGCGCATCGGCCTGCTGGGCGGCCAGAGCCAGTTCCAGGCCAACGGCCAGGGCGTGCCCGGCGGTTTCAGCGATCCGCGTAACGACCGCTTCAATGTCCAGGGTCAAAGTCTTGGCGCGTTCTGGAGCCTGACCGGCTCGCAGGGCTGGCACGTCGATCTGTCGGCCAGCGGCGGCCGGGTCAGCGGCTTCAGCCGTACCGAACAAGGCCAGCGGCAGGCCGCCGAGGGCAGCGCGGTGACCCTGTCGGTACAAGGTGGGGTTCCCATCGGCATCAGCGACCACTGGGTGGTCGAACCCCAGGCGCAATTGATCAACCAGCGCGTCAGCCTGGACAACCCGAATGCCGACAACAGCAGCAGCTCCGCCGGCAACCTGAACTCCTGGAGCGGCCGCGTCGGTGCCCACTTGCAAGGCCGTTATGACGTCGCCGGGCACTCGGTGGAACCCTATGTGCGCACCAGCTTGTGGCACACGGTGTACAGCGGCGACATGCTGAGCCTGGACAAGGTCGACAAGATCAGCAGCAGCCACAAGTCTTCCACGGTCGAAGTCGGCCTGGGCCTGGTGGCCAGGCTCACCCCCGCCGTCAGCCTGTACGTGAGCGCCGACTACAGCAGCGACGTGGACGACAACGACCTCAACGGGCTGATCGGCAGCCTGGGTGTGCGGATGCGCTGGTAA